CGAGCGCTTGCACGACCGCCGCGACGTTCGCGTCGGGCGTGTTCGTCGGGAGCACGCAGCCCGGACCCACGATGAGCCCGAGCCCCCGCGTCTGGGCGATCGCGTCCTGCGCCTCCGCCACGGCCTCGTCGGGAGTCCCGTCCCGCAGCGTCTTCCACTGATCGAGCCCGCCGAGGACGGCGCCGACCGTCATGGCCTTCACCG
This Candidatus Methylomirabilota bacterium DNA region includes the following protein-coding sequences:
- a CDS encoding uroporphyrinogen decarboxylase family protein — protein: VKAMTVGAVLGGLDQWKTLRDGTPDEAVAEAQDAIAQTRGLGLIVGPGCVLPTNTPDANVAAVVQALGGPLKKIPGVAG